TAATTGCGCAAAAATCTACGGTTTTAATTTTTGTAGAAGTAAAAACGCGTACCACTACCCGGCACGGCTTTCCGGAAGAAGCAATTACCCCAAAGAAAGTAGATTTGTTTTTACTGGCCGCCGAAGAATTTATTTACCAGCTAAACTGGCAACACGATATCCGGTTTGATATTATTGCGATAAGTGGCGGCGACCACCTGCCTTATGAGATTCACCACATCGAAGATGCATTTCATTAGTCCACGGTCCATAGTCGCTAGACCACAGTCCCCGGACGGGCGATTTAGTAGTTGCATATTAACCGGTAAAAAAGTATTACAAGCTTGGCAACTTACTCCTTGGTAATGGAGTTAATAATTTATTATTAGCTTATCACTATACCCCGATAACTATAATCTATAGACTGTCGAGGATGGACTGTCGACTAACTCACATTTTTGGCCGCTTATCCAGTTTGCCTTTTTCGTAAATAAGATTGCCGTTGCGGTCGTATTCTTTCAGCAGAAAAGCTTCGAAAGGTTGATCATCGGCAGTTTCCGGGTACTGGTATTCGTAATGCTTGCGGTTCCGGAAATTGTAAAACTCAATCCATACTCCCACTCTTTTCCCTTTTTCAAACTGTCCTTCCCAAGCCAGTAAACCGTTCTGATGAAACATCACGTAATCTCCTTCTATGCGGTTATTAACGTATGGTATTACTTCTTTCATTTTTGTTTGGGCGCCATCGTAGTAATTTACAATAGCATCCCGGGGAAAGCCTTTCTCGAAGTGCGACTTGCTGGTTAAAATACCTTGTTTGTTGTAAGACTCCCAACGTAAATGCCGGGTTCCGATATAAAAATACCCTTCGGCTACTACCTTGCCCCCAATCATTTTTTTGTAAGGCCCATGCAAAACCCGGGCACGTTTCGGGTCGATGGTACGTGCTTTTTTAATCCGGTGGCTCTTCGTATCGTAAAAGTATTTGGCGGGGGCGTACATACTGGGCTCTACATACTGAGCGAGGTATGAAAACTTCTCGATGGTGGCATTTGGGCCTTTACCAGATTTCACATACCCTTTACGGATGCGATAGCCCAGGAATAACTTTTTGCTCTTTTTTTGCTTCTTCCGCTTTTTTACGTCTTGCTGCGTGGTATCCACCACGGGCGTAGTAGCCAGCGATGGCCGGGCTGTATCTACGGGTGCAGCAACCGGTTCAACTAACTTTTTTTTAAATAATCCGCCTTTTGCCGACGTTGTTGGTGCAGTTTCGGCATCTACGTTGTAGTTGCGCTGGCTACAGCTGGTACTTTGCCAAACCAGAAGCATACAAAGTACTCCCGTTAAAATCTTAAACCGGTGCATTATAAAAAACAGTTAAAAAAGGTTGATGCATGATCAATTAAAAACCGAAATAAGTAAAATTGTCCTGTATTATAATCAGGAGCTAATCAAACTTATTTAATTTTAAAAACGATTCTGGTATTCTATTTCTTATTTAATATAATGCAAAACTTTTATTTCAATATTCCAGTTCAAGTAAGAGTTTTAAATATTACAATAACCATGCTCCTGGCTATTCTTAACTAATAGAAGTGGCTATGCTTTAACTTAAAAGAATTGCATTAAATTTAATTGTGGCTAACTTTACCACCTATAACTATTGCTGGTGTGAGCTTATTCCGGAAATTTACCGCTTATTTCATGCTCTTGCTATTTTGCCGGATTATTATTCCGGACGAAATGGTACTGGCCTTACACCGCCATCAGCACACAACGCATAAGCCCATTTCCAAAAATATTACTGCAAAACTGGAACAAAAGCATATCCACTGCCCAACCGATCATTTATTCAACAGTCTCTTTTATTTTACGCAAACCCCATTCCGGGCACAAATAGTTTCCTCAGTTACTATCTACCAGGCAGTAATTACTTCGGTATGGAAATTTACTTTTCCTAACAATCAGGCTTATCGTGGGCCACCGGTAGCATAATTTTTAAATTTTTGTGCTCTCTTACTATTATGATCAGGGTTTACTTTATCCTGAAATAGCGCAATTTATTTTTAATTAAGTTTATTGGTATGCCCCCACCCGGGTAATCCCAATAGCTTTTATTATGCTATTATGCCTAAATTAATACTGTACATCTTATTCTTTATTGCAGCCGTTCCAGCTCTGGCGCAAAATACTTTAACCGGAAAAGTGATAGACCAAGCTACTCAGGAACCTTTAATTGGAGCTACGGTTTACCTGCCCGACCTGCGAAGGGGAGCTGCCTCCAATTCCACCGGAGATTTTCAAATCCGGAATTTACCCCAAGGCCGGTTTCTGGTGCAAATTAGTTATGTAGGGTTCGTTACCACGGCCCGTTCTATTACCATTAACGGCGACACCAAAATAAACTTTCCGCTTTCTTCTTCCGCTACCGAAATAAATACCGTAATTATTACTGGTGTTTCGGCTTCCACGGAAATGCGCCGCAATCCGGTACCTACTTCGGTTATCAACAGCCAACAATTAAATCAGCGTTCGGCCAGTAACATTATTGATGCCATTGCCCATGCGCCGGGCATTTCTCAAATTTCTACCGGGGCTGCTATTTCTAAGCCGGTAATCCGGGGCTTGAGCGCGAACCGGGTTGTAACTTTAAACAATGGCATGCGGCAGGAAGGCCAGCAATGGGGCGATGAACACGGCATTGAAATTGACGAAGCTTCGGTGGATCGGGCCGAAATAGTAAAAGGCCCCGGCAGTATAATGTATGGCTCCGATGCCATGGCCGGCGTTATTAATTTTATTGCCGCCGACCCCGTAGAAGAAGGTAGAATAGTAAGTAGTTTGACTTCGGGATATCAAACCAACAACCGGTTACAAACTTATTCTCTTTTTAATGCGGGCAATATCAACGGTTTTAACTGGCAGGCGCGTTTAAGCAGCAAACAAGCCGGCAATTATCGGAACCGGTACGATGGCCCGGTTTATAATTCGGGTTTTAACGAGTTAAATGGCAGTGGCTATATTGGCTTAAACAAAAGCTGGGGCTTTTCGCATTTAAATTTTAGTTCTTTTAACCAGGAAATAGGTTTAGTAGAAGGAGAACGCGACGAAAATGGAAATTTTTTAAAAATTTGGCCTGAATCGGATTCAACTACCACAGAGCTACCAGTAACTCCCGCCGATTTAAAAGGTTATCACCTGGATATTCCCAGGCAAAGCATCAACCATCGGCGTATTGCCTTGCAAAACAACTTTATTCTGGGAGCTTCCAGGCTAGCCGTTAACGTAGATTATCAGCAAAACTTACGCAAAGAATACGGCAATGCGCTGGATGAGAATGAAAAATCGTTGTTTTTTGACTTACAAACGGTTAGTTACGATGCCAAATACTTTTTACCGGAAGTAAATGGTTGGGAAACTACTTTTGGCCTCAGCGGCATGCAGCAGCGCAACAAAAACAAAGGCATAGAATTTTTAATACCGGAATACCGCTTACAAGACGCTGGCGTATTTGGCTTTACTAAAAAAACCTTTGGCCATTTAAATATAAGCGGCGGTTTACGCTTCGACCAGCGTTGGCTTACCGCCGATGCACTTTATTTAAATGAAAACGAAGTTCCCGTACCTAATTCTACTGATGCTAGCTTTATTAAGTTTATGGGCTTTAAAACCAATTTTTCTAATATCTCCGGTAGTTTAGGTGGCACTTACGATTTTTCCGAAAAAGTTTCGGTAAAGTTAAACGCAGCCCGTGGTTTTCGAGCGCCTAATATCTCGGAGCTAGCTTCTAACGGCATTCACGAAGGCACCATCCGGTACGAAGTAGGTAATTCAAATTTAAACCCGGAAACCAGTTTGCAAGTAGATGCCGGCATTAACGCAAACACCGAACACGTAACACTGGGCTTAAGCGGGTTTTATAATGCCGTGCAGCACTACATATTTGCCGAAAAATTAACCAGCGCCTTTGGCGGCGATTCGCTGAGCGGCGATCCAAATGATTTAGCGGCTACTTTTAAATACGTACAAGGCAATGCCCGCTTAGTTGGCGGCGAAGTAAGTTTAGATATTCACCCGCACCCCTTGGATTGGCTACACTTCGAAAATTCTTTTTCGCTGGTGCGGGGCACACAAGCCAACCAACCCGATTCTACCAAATACCTGACTTTTATTCCGGCACCGCGGTTAGTATCCGAACTTCGGGTAAATTTAAAAAAGTTTAGCTCTGTATTTCGTAATATCTTTGCCCGGTTAGAGTTAGAACATAATTTCCGGCAAAATCGCTTTTATAGGGCATACGGCACCGAAACCGCTACCCCAGCTTATACGCTGCTGAACGGCGGCTTGGGCGCCGACATAACCAACGGGAAGCGAACTTTAGCTACGCTTTATTTTACAGTAAGTAATTTATTTGATGTGGCCTACCAAAACCATTTAAGCCGATTAAAATACGCCGCAGTAAACGAGGCTACCAACCGGCGGGGAGTTTATAACATAGGCCGCAACTTTGGCCTGCGTTTACATATACCCGTATCTTTCACCATCCATCACCCAAAATAAATATTCCGGAGAGTTCTTTCGGAAATAACAAGCTGATTAAACAGGATTTTTAAAAATAGAAGTAAATAAAAAAGCAGCCCAAGGGGCTGCTCCTTTATAGTATACTTATTGGTTGTTGTTACTATTTTAAATGGTTCTTAAAAGTACTAATTTGCCTTTATCAAAACCAGGAAAATACAATATTTTTAAAAATTTAATAACTTTTGCAAATATTATAAGTGCGTGAATGTTAACAAGTAAAACAGCTCTAAACAGAACTTAATTTAATTATTTATAAAATTATTTCACTATTCAAGTAAAACCCGCTTTGGTGTTGCGTTTGTTTTTAATTGATATACAAATATAAAGTAAATCAGATGTTTGTAAACTATTTTTCGACGAACACCTAGTCTAGCCTGTTTAACTTAGCCCGCCACACGTTTAATATAAATTAATATATATTTATTTACCTTTTTTCAGTACTAAGTTCCAGACCATTTTTTGGGTACATCGTTTAAGGAATAAAATTGTTATTTTTGTACATGATTTTATATAATGTAACCATAAATATTGATAACAGTGTAGCTGAAGATTGGCTGACCTGGATGAAAGAAGTACATATTCCGGAAGTAATGGCCACTACCTATTTTATCAAGTATCAGGTTTGTAAAATGCTTACCGAGTACGAAGATAATGGCGGTACCACTTACGCGGTGCAGTACTTTGCGCGCCACATGCAAGACCTGGAAGAATACCAACGCGATTTTGAAGCTGATCTACAGAAAAAACACCACGCCCGGTACCCAAATAAATACGTTACCTTCCACTCTATTCTGGAAGTGATGGATTAAAGTTGCAGTTATATAAAAGTTAGAAATTTTAATTTTTAACTTTTATAACTTTTAAAGTTTTTTTTTTCAAGCGTTTGCAGCCACGTAAGCAGCAATCTCTTCGGCAGTCATATTGCAGTTTATCCACTCCGGATCCAGGTTGGCGTTTAAACTGCGGTAAAATTTAATGGCGGGTTCGTTCCATTCCAGTACTTGCCACTTTAAGCGTTGCACTTTAAGCTCTAAGGCGCGCTGGGCAAAAGCGTAAAATAACTTTTTGCCGATGCCGTACCGGCGGTAGGTTTCGGTAATTACTAAATCTTCCAGATATAACATCCGGCCCTTCCAAGTAGAATAGGCCATGTAATACAAGCAAAGCCCCACAATGGTATTATCAACTTCGGCCACCATAAATTCAAAAACCGGATTGGGGCCAAAACCATCTTCCTGCATAGCCGATAGGGTGTTAGTTACTTCTTCGGGAGCCTTTTCGTAAACGGCCAGTTCCTGAATTAAAGCGTAAACCTGCGGCAAATCATTTAAATTGCCCCGGCGAATAGCGATATTCATGCTTAGTAAATTTGTTGTGGGGGCAAGTTAAGTGATTAACCCTAATAACAAAAGTTACCGCCTAGCAAGAACTTATAGCCAGTGGTTAGATTACTTACAAATGGCAATTATGAAGCGTAATTCAATTTTAATACTACAACTTTTCTTGTTGCAGGTTACGCCGGTAAATGCGGGGTTGTTCCGGGGCGGCGAGCACGTAAAAAAGTACGCCAAATAAAGAGGTAACTAAACATACTTGTTCTTCGGGTAATATAAATACCCAGATTA
The sequence above is a segment of the Adhaeribacter swui genome. Coding sequences within it:
- a CDS encoding YraN family protein — its product is MAKHNQTGQIGEKIAAAYLVENGYTILASNYRYHRAEIDIIAQKSTVLIFVEVKTRTTTRHGFPEEAITPKKVDLFLLAAEEFIYQLNWQHDIRFDIIAISGGDHLPYEIHHIEDAFH
- a CDS encoding toxin-antitoxin system YwqK family antitoxin, with translation MLLVWQSTSCSQRNYNVDAETAPTTSAKGGLFKKKLVEPVAAPVDTARPSLATTPVVDTTQQDVKKRKKQKKSKKLFLGYRIRKGYVKSGKGPNATIEKFSYLAQYVEPSMYAPAKYFYDTKSHRIKKARTIDPKRARVLHGPYKKMIGGKVVAEGYFYIGTRHLRWESYNKQGILTSKSHFEKGFPRDAIVNYYDGAQTKMKEVIPYVNNRIEGDYVMFHQNGLLAWEGQFEKGKRVGVWIEFYNFRNRKHYEYQYPETADDQPFEAFLLKEYDRNGNLIYEKGKLDKRPKM
- a CDS encoding TonB-dependent receptor, yielding MPKLILYILFFIAAVPALAQNTLTGKVIDQATQEPLIGATVYLPDLRRGAASNSTGDFQIRNLPQGRFLVQISYVGFVTTARSITINGDTKINFPLSSSATEINTVIITGVSASTEMRRNPVPTSVINSQQLNQRSASNIIDAIAHAPGISQISTGAAISKPVIRGLSANRVVTLNNGMRQEGQQWGDEHGIEIDEASVDRAEIVKGPGSIMYGSDAMAGVINFIAADPVEEGRIVSSLTSGYQTNNRLQTYSLFNAGNINGFNWQARLSSKQAGNYRNRYDGPVYNSGFNELNGSGYIGLNKSWGFSHLNFSSFNQEIGLVEGERDENGNFLKIWPESDSTTTELPVTPADLKGYHLDIPRQSINHRRIALQNNFILGASRLAVNVDYQQNLRKEYGNALDENEKSLFFDLQTVSYDAKYFLPEVNGWETTFGLSGMQQRNKNKGIEFLIPEYRLQDAGVFGFTKKTFGHLNISGGLRFDQRWLTADALYLNENEVPVPNSTDASFIKFMGFKTNFSNISGSLGGTYDFSEKVSVKLNAARGFRAPNISELASNGIHEGTIRYEVGNSNLNPETSLQVDAGINANTEHVTLGLSGFYNAVQHYIFAEKLTSAFGGDSLSGDPNDLAATFKYVQGNARLVGGEVSLDIHPHPLDWLHFENSFSLVRGTQANQPDSTKYLTFIPAPRLVSELRVNLKKFSSVFRNIFARLELEHNFRQNRFYRAYGTETATPAYTLLNGGLGADITNGKRTLATLYFTVSNLFDVAYQNHLSRLKYAAVNEATNRRGVYNIGRNFGLRLHIPVSFTIHHPK
- a CDS encoding DUF4286 family protein; the protein is MILYNVTINIDNSVAEDWLTWMKEVHIPEVMATTYFIKYQVCKMLTEYEDNGGTTYAVQYFARHMQDLEEYQRDFEADLQKKHHARYPNKYVTFHSILEVMD
- a CDS encoding GNAT family N-acetyltransferase; protein product: MNIAIRRGNLNDLPQVYALIQELAVYEKAPEEVTNTLSAMQEDGFGPNPVFEFMVAEVDNTIVGLCLYYMAYSTWKGRMLYLEDLVITETYRRYGIGKKLFYAFAQRALELKVQRLKWQVLEWNEPAIKFYRSLNANLDPEWINCNMTAEEIAAYVAANA